Part of the Mastacembelus armatus chromosome 6, fMasArm1.2, whole genome shotgun sequence genome, CCATTCTTCACCCCATTCTTTTTTGGTGTTGCTTGGTTTGCCCCACGACTACTAGATGACCCTGATGGGACAGTTATTATACAGTTAACCTCTAAGCAATCATCAGTAACATTTTGCGTTATTCTGATATAGTTGCACTGCACTTACAAGAATTATGTCTTCGACGGAATCCTTTAAGCTGTCCAGGTACATCCAGATGACGGTCTCCATAACTTTTAGAGCAATGCTGAGGAGAGTTCAGTTTCTCAACAGATCTGGGGTCATTCTTTGGGACTGCAACAGGAGTGCTGCTTACCTTTGTAGGTGCAGAACAGTTGGTCCTAGCATTGtcatttctaatatttaaaaTCTTGAGTTCTTTTATGTCAATGGCACTgcaaaaaaaaggtcaaaattATCTTACAAACATTAAGAAACAATGGTCAAAATGCTGTAATGGAAGACAGAGGACAAACTCCTTGGTGCCGAGTTTTACCTGAATGTGACCTCGGGGACAGTGCACTTGACTCCATTATGGAAAGGTTGTCTTAAGGAAATTGTTTGGCTGGACTGGTCCACAGATGATACCTCTCCCTGATAGACTCCCAGCGTTGGCCCACAGTTAATTGACACCAAACTACCCAACCAGTCCGCAGCCATGCCTGAACAATAAAGTCCACGAGTTTAAATGCGAAATTACAACACATACAGAAACCGCACACTTTCAGTAAAACTAATAAGCTAACTTTCAGACGGTAAGAAAAAGTAGCAAACAGTTATGCTAATAGCCTAGCATTAGCATCGGCCTGGTGTTACTATCTAACTAACGTTAGCGGTAATTTCAAAAGGCAAAAGTGAATGAAAACCTGGCGCTAATGTGTTGTACTTTTTGCAGAACACACTCGTTTAAAGAACACAGAAGAACATACTGTTAGTTGCTGGAAATAAGATTGCTGTTCCCTTAACCAGTTAGCTTCTTAGCTTCTTCAACAACCAAGAACCTGCTGCCGCTAGCTTCTGACCACTTCCGGTTTCCGGAAGACTGCATGTTTCAAAGTAAGAGCTTATATTTGTGATCTCGGAGATTTAAATTAGCCAGTCTGACAAATTGTGATTTCTTAAGTTCAAATGGATTTGGTTTTCAAAAGCTTGACCTCCTGCAACTTTTAACATATTGGTACTAATTAGTATGACAAGTTGAGGAATAACTGGGATGGACAATAGGGGAAAAGAGCTGTGCTTCTTAACAGTTTGACTGGCTTAGACAACTTTGGATTTAGTCATTGTTATGTGATATTTCACACTTACCCTTAGAGTATTAGGATGCCTATATAGATGTTATACTATCTGCTTGCTTTTTCCTGgagcaaaaatgaaataaaaataatttataaacaTTGATGTAaggcaaaaaaacacaaatcaacaattttctctctctttgcctcAGAGTAATTGCAATCAGTCTCAACACAATCACTCAtaaattatttatgtgtattgtGATCACAAACAGGCAGTCAGCAGAACTAATGACATCATGTGGAGACTATCCCAGAAGTGCTGGCACATGACACACACCCAACTGCATCCTGTGTGCACAAGTTACTATGGATACTCAGTTCAAGGGTTGTACACAATCAAAGCTTGCAATCAAAGCTGTGTGAGGCTTACAAGCAGAGCAGGTGGGGACTGTCAGTGGACATGAAGGTACTGTAAGAGAAAGGGCTATTCAGTGTAGAATGCAGTTTTAGTCATAATCTGTGATAACACTCTGACATATTTGCATATAGATACTGAAGGGTATAATaaagaaatctaaaaataatgaaaagtttATTATAGAGGGCAGACGCGCTGTAATGACGGTACAGTGTTAAAACTAGCTGTTTACCAGCAGGCAAGCActggaaaaaatgcaaaaacccATGAGCCAAGAATAGCCATACACCTCAAGTTGCCAGCTTTGTGTGAAAATCTGTCCTTGTTACTTGGGCAAATGGGGGAGATGAGCACTGTAGCCTCTCCCATACTAAGGGAAGTGATAGTTTGGATCTAGGAAGAAGCTTCAAGATGTTGAGACCCCCAAGTCCTTTTTCACTCACAGACCTCGACATGTGGGATACGAAATCTTGCTTTACAGCCCAGGTAAGATCCAGGTGTGCTTCATTTTTGTAGTAAAACTAGTGAATCCAAGTGTAGTTGATTTAAAAtggagtttttctttcttagacCTCAGCACAGTGTGGTGtggcatctttttctgataaagGGTTCCTGTCTAAAGTCAGCACAAGGTAAGAGGAAatttaatacactttttaaaGGAACTGAGacatgttcattttcatttcaagtcAGGGTGGTGTATATGTGTTCCAGCACATCTGGCAGTGAGGAAGATTCAGGTCTAAGGAGGTGGCAGTCATTGTCCCATCTGGCTCCTGAGGGAGCTACACTATCCTGTCCTATCCCTCTGGGTGCTGAATTAGAAGCTGGCCAAGGTGGCACTTACTTTAGACAAGAAGTGGAGCAATGGCTGCAAAATGCTCATGAGCGTCTAGACACTCAGCTGAACCGGCTGAGAACCAGAGACGCACAGCTGTGCTATAGCCTAAATAATGCAGAGCTGTTTGACATAAAATGTAAGGTAAGTGGAGAGTAACaagtggtttgttttgtttttttggtaaCAGGTTCAGTTGCCCACAGCACCACATTACCTTGCACTGACTAACTTAGCACCCTTGAACATGAAAAGGCATTAGCTGGTTTATCctaatttgaaaacaaaactagCCTAGAAAATTCCATGAAAGGTAAATACAGATAAAGAACTGGAAAGTAACAATGAAAAACATCCAGCCACAAGTTACCTTAAGTTATAGAAGGACCTTTTGAAAATGATGTCTGCTTTGAACAAGGAAATCAATGATCAACCACCCAAATAAAGTCCTAGCTCACATTACCGGTGAGCCAAGAagaaattatgaaataaatactgtattattCTGTGTACTGTCACATATTGCTTTTACATATGTCTTTAATTAAGGAGAAGCAGAAGTTTGACACTGAGCTTTTTAAAcggagagaggcagagacaagGGCAAAAACACAAGAGGAAGAGCAAAATCAGGAACGCCAGCAACTCCAGACTTCTACAGAGGTCAGCTTAAAAATAGACAAGAGAAGTGTCATTGTCATGTTCACTTTATGTCACATTTACCTTTACGctgattgttttctgtttctataGACACAGAGAACACTACGTAACCAGATAGAGGAATTGAATCAGAGGCTCAGCCACACCGTGCAGAATCACTCTGACGAGCTGTGTGAAGCAAACAGCAAGATTAGCCAGGCATGCCTGGTCAGTTACCTGTCTCTgctttaatttttacattttccaacaGGATAACACGTCACGATAGGAAATGCACCTTGAAAATGAACTTAAACTTAACTGAATTAAATTAACCTCTCAGGAAAAAGCCATGCTGTCAACTCAGGTGCTAAAGCTGGAGGACAGTATAAAAGAACTCGAGGCCAAACTGAAAAGGGCTCAGTCTCATAAAGAGGGCCTGATCCAGGTATCATATATGATGTTTACATTATGAGCCCTATCTGaggaatttaaaatgaaaatataatgttttggtagtatgattgtgtttttttgtttgtgccttGAATAGGAGAAAGAAGCTCTGTACCAAAGGGTGCTGAAGTTGCACCTGGAGAGAACCAAACCAGGTTCAGAGAGTTGTGAGCTCCATGACCATCTGGCTAAAGAAGAGTCTCACAGCTTTAAACAGGACCATGAAACGGTTGTGACGCAGGAAGAATTAAAGGCTCTCAAAGAGGTTGAAAGCTGAGAGAGGCACATCTTTTtgtttatcttctttttttttgttgcaattcttacatcaaatcaaatcatcCCTGTTTTAACTTCTCACCAGGTAAATGAAAAGCTGACATGTGAGCTTGAAACAATTAAGCAAAGCCTGGAGATGTTACAGTCTCAGATACAGGAGCTAACAGCAGAGAGGCTCATCAGCTCCAAACTGACCACACACCTGGAGGCAAAACACTCCCAGCTGatcagagaaaaagaggaactGCTGAGCAAAATTAATGAAGGTGGAcatgaagagaaggaaaagtacTGCCAGCTCAGGTGTCAATTAATCTTCAGTGTATCTAAAATCACCTTTTTATGATCAGTGGTGCGGTGTAACAATTACCATCTCTTTACTGAAACCTTCAAATTATTCCTGCAGGGAATCTGTGAAAGTTTTGGAGTTAGAAAAGCAGAAACTACAGGatcaatgtttgtgtttggaggCTAAGGTTcttgagaaagaagaaaagctacATCTTCAGGAGGAAGAGTATCGCAAACAAGATACAGCGAGAGTCCAAAACATCAAGGAATTAAAAGCTGTGGTGTCTCACTGGACTGAGAAATGGCAAAAGGCGGCTCTGGCCCTGCAGTCCACACAGCAGGAAATAGAGGAACTCAAGAAGAAATCCAGAAATGAAGTAAGACTTTTCTCCTTACCAGTCATGAGACAATGTAGTTTAAACTACAGTTGTGCATTTCACAGTTCCTGTAAATAAAATCCATTCATTTTAGCTCCAAGTAGAAACTAAACATCTGACAACTGAAATTGAAAAACTTCAGAAAAAGGCCCAAAAAGACAAGTGAGTCaaccaatatactgtatattgtaagTCACCAAAGCCACAAAAATTATTTCTGTCTAAATCACACACTTCTTTTTTGTTATTACATGTACTCTTACTTAGAGAACAAATTGATTATCTGCGTCAGCACAAAGCCAGAATAGAGAAGATGCTGACTGAAAACAAGGTAAATCATCTCTCAAGCTATtgtttgaagatttttttctaaaatattacaatattaagACATTTGAttgatacagattttttttgtggACACTATTAGATACATTTGTACAATTTAGGACAACAGCATGTATGATGTCAAGTCTAAAACATATTGAATTTAAAGCTCTATGTTAAAAGGAACATTACTGGCATTATGAAAGTACATTTCATTGCAGTGATGCATTGGATTACTCTGGACTGTAGGACACTGAGTTTATGTGGGATTTCTACCAAAACATTTCATCTTATAGAAAGAAGCTGACTCACTGCTGAGAGTTGAGCTTGATGCATGCAAacaggagctggagctggaaaGAAGCAGGAGTCAGGTGCTTCTTCACAGACATAAAGATAAAGGTGAAAGAAAAGTTGTCAGTGACTGAAAAGTAATCAAATACTGCATTTGCACTCTGCTCCAGAAAATAAGGGGTATTTTATTGTTGAAAACACAAGGGGGCGTTAAACTGCTGTGACCATGTACTTGCAGGCCGTGAAGCTGTGCAGACTCGGGACAAAGACACAATGACAGAGTGAGtggattttcattttcacaatgCACCATCAGCAAATGCTCAAACTATAATTCTGTTATCTGTCTCTTTGTCATGCACTCTGTTTTATCAGCTTATCAGAATCCTCTTTGTTATGGGAGCCACCGTCAGACTCCGACAGCAGCCAAAACAAATCCTCTCAGGTAACAAAGTGTTCCTCcaacaatgaaataaattttCATATTTTGAACATAAATTGGAAACTCTGCAGTGAAGATGGAATCACATATGCCACGCATTGATGTACCTTTTATATAAACATGTATTTAgagtaaatattttatgttgtgaATATTGACAGTTAATTCTTCTGAACGACAGCTCTGTATGCAAAGCAGAAAAGTTCAAAAGCCAAATCAAAAATCTGCCGACAGAGAGAAGGAACCGAGGGAAAAGTAAGGTTTCTTTACAAAATGATGAATGACAAAACTTTTTTAAAGGTGAGCAGTTGAGTTAGTCAAAGGTTCTCATCCACGCTGTGTTAGAGCAGAAGCTTTGAAGCTTTTAGAAAGGCTGGGAGAGACTGAAAAAAACGACGCTCTAATTAAGATTTCTGCTCTGGAGCCCGAGGTACAATCACTATAGTCTAGTCAAAATTCTGTttaacagcaggtgtgtgtaaCCACCACATCTCCCTCTTTTCATGAAAGCTCATGAAAAAGACCTTCGCAGTCAGTCAAGATGATGATGTCTCGACCACTGATTCACTAAGGGCTCAGCTAGAAGGTATAAACCTGCttttgaaaacatttgtcattaaaaagtCTCATTATTCAGCTTCAAAACAACCTGCTCCCTATGTTCTCAGAGAGCAGGAGGACTGCAAACCAGCTGCAACAGGAGAAAACGTCAGCAGTCCAGAGGCTTCAAATACTAAAGCAGCTTTCTTTGGTAAAGTTCATAAAAAGGACAATCGTACAGAAAATCTCCTGTGGTGAtgataaatatgtaaaatgatGGACATCTTGTCCACAGGTCAAAGATGAGAAACCTACTGTTGAGAACAGGAAGAGTAACATAATATGTTCGGTTAAttcagagacagagcagcagaggaggatgGTCACAGAGCAGGTACATACTGTGAAATGTCTTAACAACTAGTGGTAGATTGCCAATACATTTTAGATTCATGTTCTGTACtgtaaattacaaaaaatgtgtttcattttgtcatatttgtaGTTAAAGAATCTGTTTAAGGAGCGAGAAGAAAATGAGATGGGAATGGCTGAGAACCCATCAGCAGCAGGCCAGACAGGAGCATCCTCACCTCAAGACTGGACCCTCACTTCTAAAGTTATGAGGGTAAAACGCCtcaatgaataaaaactgaaaagaatAATCAGTGGAATGATTGATTGATGATGGAACGAAtgtgttcattttcattcagaGTGCAGGAGACAGGTGGAACTGGCAGCAGAGTTCAGGTTTGTCGCCTGTGttggaggaggacgaggagggcAGTGAGTTTctaagagaggaggaagagccaGCACAAGAGGCTCCTACTGAGGAAAACTTCCAAAGCCACACTCACCAGGTTATAAATCCTTACATCACATGAAGTAGAAGTGTTACCAAGTTAAAGAAAATTCATAAAGAATCACCCACAGCAGGAAGTGTATACGTGCATGTGTCCAGTTTTGTCAGGAGCATTAGCTTTTGATGATCCAGTGATTAAAACATCAGCATAAAGCCTCCAGCTAACCTACCACTACAACGACCAACAATTTTGTGTGACTACATGCCAAATACTTTAGAAACAGTATAGCAGCATCTGCAACTGATGTAAACTAATATCATTAATGGCATAATCATGCCACGCAGATTATATCATGATATTAACAATCATTACATATGCACACTCTCATATGCACCAACCCAGATTGTGTTTTAATCAGAGAGCATAGAGTAGATGAGGCTGGAATGGAGCCAACAGTACTGTATGTCACTGTCTTATGctaataataatgacaaatatGAGATTTTAAAAATCTTGGAACGGATAAATATATACATTCATAAGCATTcgattaaaaaatgaatgatgacCTATAGCAAACAGCATCAAATATGCAGAGGAAGCCAAAGATCTGAAATGATTCTCTTTTCTGCCAGATGTCAGCTATAAGTACAGAAATCAGCAATCTGGAGACAAAAAATGAACATCTGCTACAAGGTGAAGCTGTGCATGAATCGGTGTCATCAGTAGTGTAGACGTGATTTGACTTGTTTGTAGAATCTGTGGATTAGACTTTATaattttttcttcctctcaacCAGGGACATATTCACATC contains:
- the LOC113133128 gene encoding golgin subfamily A member 6C isoform X1; this encodes MLRPPSPFSLTDLDMWDTKSCFTAQTSAQCGVASFSDKGFLSKVSTSTSGSEEDSGLRRWQSLSHLAPEGATLSCPIPLGAELEAGQGGTYFRQEVEQWLQNAHERLDTQLNRLRTRDAQLCYSLNNAELFDIKCKEKQKFDTELFKRREAETRAKTQEEEQNQERQQLQTSTETQRTLRNQIEELNQRLSHTVQNHSDELCEANSKISQACLEKAMLSTQVLKLEDSIKELEAKLKRAQSHKEGLIQEKEALYQRVLKLHLERTKPGSESCELHDHLAKEESHSFKQDHETVVTQEELKALKEVNEKLTCELETIKQSLEMLQSQIQELTAERLISSKLTTHLEAKHSQLIREKEELLSKINEGGHEEKEKYCQLRESVKVLELEKQKLQDQCLCLEAKVLEKEEKLHLQEEEYRKQDTARVQNIKELKAVVSHWTEKWQKAALALQSTQQEIEELKKKSRNELQVETKHLTTEIEKLQKKAQKDKEQIDYLRQHKARIEKMLTENKKEADSLLRVELDACKQELELERSRSQVLLHRHKDKGREAVQTRDKDTMTDLSESSLLWEPPSDSDSSQNKSSQLMKKTFAVSQDDDVSTTDSLRAQLEESRRTANQLQQEKTSAVQRLQILKQLSLVKDEKPTVENRKSNIICSVNSETEQQRRMVTEQLKNLFKEREENEMGMAENPSAAGQTGASSPQDWTLTSKVMRSAGDRWNWQQSSGLSPVLEEDEEGSEFLREEEEPAQEAPTEENFQSHTHQMSAISTEISNLETKNEHLLQALRKKQPIQDFHSTTEEASKSFETEVPYLSECSDESDLPQTPYILCPDGIFLAELVDICSPDEDQEEGEDK
- the LOC113133128 gene encoding golgin subfamily A member 6C isoform X2; the protein is MLRPPSPFSLTDLDMWDTKSCFTAQTSAQCGVASFSDKGFLSKVSTSTSGSEEDSGLRRWQSLSHLAPEGATLSCPIPLGAELEAGQGGTYFRQEVEQWLQNAHERLDTQLNRLRTRDAQLCYSLNNAELFDIKCKREAETRAKTQEEEQNQERQQLQTSTERTLRNQIEELNQRLSHTVQNHSDELCEANSKISQACLEKAMLSTQVLKLEDSIKELEAKLKRAQSHKEGLIQEKEALYQRVLKLHLERTKPGSESCELHDHLAKEESHSFKQDHETVVTQEELKALKEVNEKLTCELETIKQSLEMLQSQIQELTAERLISSKLTTHLEAKHSQLIREKEELLSKINEGGHEEKEKYCQLRESVKVLELEKQKLQDQCLCLEAKVLEKEEKLHLQEEEYRKQDTARVQNIKELKAVVSHWTEKWQKAALALQSTQQEIEELKKKSRNELQVETKHLTTEIEKLQKKAQKDKEQIDYLRQHKARIEKMLTENKKEADSLLRVELDACKQELELERSRSQVLLHRHKDKGREAVQTRDKDTMTDLSESSLLWEPPSDSDSSQNKSSQLMKKTFAVSQDDDVSTTDSLRAQLEESRRTANQLQQEKTSAVQRLQILKQLSLVKDEKPTVENRKSNIICSVNSETEQQRRMVTEQLKNLFKEREENEMGMAENPSAAGQTGASSPQDWTLTSKVMRSAGDRWNWQQSSGLSPVLEEDEEGSEFLREEEEPAQEAPTEENFQSHTHQMSAISTEISNLETKNEHLLQALRKKQPIQDFHSTTEEASKSFETEVPYLSECSDESDLPQTPYILCPDGIFLAELVDICSPDEDQEEGEDK